A window of the bacterium genome harbors these coding sequences:
- a CDS encoding DUF951 domain-containing protein: MPVLKLYLGDIVRTRKAHPCGGDQWEIVRLGADIGIRCVTCGRRVLIPRPKLERRIKAFVRRAAPEDAAPLGRPGPLGPQV; encoded by the coding sequence GTGCCGGTCCTCAAGCTCTACCTCGGCGACATCGTCCGGACGCGAAAGGCCCACCCCTGCGGCGGAGACCAGTGGGAGATCGTGCGGCTGGGCGCGGACATCGGCATCCGTTGCGTGACCTGCGGCCGGCGGGTCCTGATTCCCCGGCCGAAGTTAGAGAGAAGAATCAAGGCATTTGTCCGCAGGGCCGCACCGGAAGACGCGGCCCCTTTAGGGCGGCCAGGCCCTCTCGGTCCTCAGGTCTAG
- a CDS encoding diguanylate cyclase: protein MTRVRPDAGWLVTWGAAFAGALAIAVVGHGAAFPKPALLFVITVLAVMAEHVHLPLPSAGYQTFGPAVSLPMIALFGPVPAAWASALGVMVGDGLLRRRRVPTTLFNVGQRIISILGAGLVWNLLLLGSPTFARVSLEGHEHTVFPAVLGLMTVYGVATTLQVAVFLSAIRLEPFWRVLASGAMWRLPTTVILGTFGFSISILFVGLRVQTGDELGNLLTMILTVSLIALLYTARRQQLTDLANLHRSVTNMLHSLDLRDVLNLLADQVARLANPDMLWITLRREDGTYDVALARTPGVDPSLLTSTPQGPEHGVRGWVLTHRQSQRIVDYVRDPRRTVESTKIFGPDRVRAVLMVPMLAGTDPVGVITLTKPVPSYFTEYHEQIIKTLTVQAAVVVRNAQLYDTSQRNVARFEALKAISDRINSQQDLQAVFDLIAESARDILGADRCGLYLGNVGAEITHTMATGLPADYLQAVAESMQEGVGLGSLTMKLNEPMIVTDALVDARAKREWAEQLGYRTIASFPLSYRATMIGVLALYHDRVHPYETSDLALGVAFASQAAIAVQNTRLRQEAEDRAHQLALLNRAFTRVATSLRPHELFDTLVDELHTTLNYPLVMIRLLKGDHLHHMAHRGYAGVKDTTPLTDGIVGRVARTGQTAFVTDVTRDPDYIPWDPRVTQEACVPIMSQGRVVGVINVELIEPRLTAADLDLLTTLAGYAAVALEKAQLYEQTQELATTDGLTGLFNYRAFWQALEHELERSMRYGLPLSLIMIEIDKFKRYNDTYGHLRGDEVIRLVARVLRHEHRAHIDLVARYGGDEFMILLPHTQKVTAAEIAERIRQAVEATPLISEANVASVTLSLGVASYPEDGKSTDTLVDAADRSMYQAKERGGNAVASANLS from the coding sequence GTGACAAGGGTACGGCCGGACGCAGGCTGGCTTGTGACGTGGGGGGCGGCGTTCGCCGGGGCGCTCGCCATTGCCGTCGTCGGCCACGGCGCGGCCTTCCCGAAGCCGGCTTTGCTGTTCGTCATCACGGTTCTCGCGGTGATGGCGGAGCACGTGCACCTCCCCCTCCCCAGCGCCGGCTATCAAACCTTCGGACCGGCCGTCTCGCTGCCCATGATCGCCCTCTTCGGGCCGGTCCCGGCCGCGTGGGCGTCGGCGCTCGGCGTGATGGTCGGTGACGGCCTCCTGCGCCGCCGCCGGGTCCCGACCACGCTCTTCAATGTCGGACAGCGCATCATCTCGATTTTGGGCGCAGGGCTGGTTTGGAACTTGCTGCTCTTGGGGTCCCCGACGTTCGCGCGCGTCAGTCTCGAGGGTCATGAGCACACCGTGTTCCCCGCCGTCCTCGGGCTCATGACCGTCTACGGGGTGGCCACGACCCTGCAGGTGGCCGTGTTCCTGTCCGCCATTCGCCTTGAGCCGTTCTGGAGGGTGCTGGCTTCCGGGGCGATGTGGCGGCTCCCCACGACGGTCATCCTCGGCACCTTCGGTTTCTCCATCTCCATCCTCTTCGTCGGCCTGCGGGTCCAGACGGGCGATGAGCTCGGCAACCTGCTCACGATGATCCTCACCGTGAGCCTCATTGCCCTGCTCTACACCGCCCGCAGGCAACAATTGACGGACCTCGCCAACCTTCACCGCTCCGTCACCAATATGCTCCATAGTCTCGATCTGCGCGACGTGCTGAACCTGCTCGCCGACCAGGTCGCCCGCCTCGCAAATCCGGACATGCTCTGGATCACGCTGCGCCGGGAGGACGGGACCTACGACGTCGCCCTGGCTCGGACGCCGGGCGTCGATCCCAGTCTCCTTACGTCGACGCCGCAGGGGCCCGAGCACGGAGTGCGTGGATGGGTGCTCACCCACCGCCAGTCGCAGCGAATCGTCGACTACGTCCGCGACCCGAGGAGGACGGTGGAGAGCACGAAGATCTTCGGACCGGATCGAGTGCGGGCTGTGCTGATGGTGCCGATGCTGGCCGGCACCGACCCGGTGGGCGTGATCACGCTCACCAAGCCCGTTCCGAGCTACTTCACCGAGTACCACGAGCAGATCATCAAGACCCTCACCGTGCAGGCCGCGGTGGTAGTGCGCAACGCCCAGTTGTACGATACCTCCCAGCGGAACGTAGCCCGGTTCGAAGCGCTGAAGGCGATCTCAGACCGCATCAACTCTCAGCAGGATCTCCAGGCCGTCTTCGACCTCATCGCGGAGAGTGCCCGAGACATCCTAGGGGCCGATCGCTGCGGGCTCTACCTCGGGAACGTCGGCGCGGAGATCACGCATACGATGGCCACCGGGCTGCCCGCGGACTATCTTCAGGCCGTCGCGGAGAGCATGCAAGAAGGCGTGGGGCTCGGGAGCCTCACGATGAAGCTCAACGAACCGATGATCGTCACCGACGCCCTGGTGGACGCTCGGGCCAAGCGTGAGTGGGCGGAGCAGCTTGGGTACCGGACGATCGCCAGCTTTCCCCTCAGCTACCGCGCCACGATGATCGGGGTGCTGGCGCTCTACCACGATCGGGTCCATCCGTACGAAACGTCCGACCTGGCGTTGGGCGTGGCCTTCGCCAGCCAGGCCGCCATCGCCGTGCAAAACACCCGGCTACGGCAGGAGGCGGAGGACAGGGCGCACCAGCTGGCGCTGTTGAACCGCGCCTTCACCCGGGTCGCCACCTCTCTCCGGCCGCACGAGCTGTTCGACACCTTGGTCGACGAGCTCCACACCACGCTCAACTATCCCCTCGTGATGATCCGGCTCCTCAAGGGGGATCACCTGCACCACATGGCGCACCGCGGCTATGCGGGCGTCAAGGACACGACACCGCTCACCGACGGCATCGTCGGGCGTGTCGCGCGCACGGGTCAGACGGCGTTCGTCACCGACGTCACCCGCGACCCCGATTACATCCCATGGGATCCGCGGGTCACACAGGAAGCGTGCGTCCCGATCATGAGCCAGGGACGGGTCGTCGGCGTGATCAACGTCGAGTTGATCGAGCCCAGGTTGACCGCGGCGGATCTGGACCTGCTCACCACCCTGGCCGGCTACGCCGCCGTCGCCCTTGAAAAGGCCCAGCTCTACGAGCAGACCCAGGAACTCGCCACCACCGACGGCCTCACCGGCCTCTTCAACTACCGCGCCTTCTGGCAGGCGCTTGAACACGAACTCGAACGCTCCATGCGCTACGGGCTCCCCCTCTCCCTCATCATGATCGAGATCGATAAATTCAAACGCTACAACGATACGTACGGCCACCTCCGCGGTGATGAGGTCATCCGCCTCGTCGCCCGCGTCCTCAGACACGAACACCGCGCCCACATCGACCTCGTGGCCCGCTACGGCGGCGACGAGTTCATGATCCTCCTCCCCCACACGCAGAAGGTCACCGCCGCCGAGATCGCGGAGCGCATCCGCCAGGCCGTCGAAGCCACCCCCCTCATCAGCGAGGCCAACGTCGCCTCCGTCACCCTCAGCCTCGGCGTCGCCAGCTACCCCGAGGACGGGAAGTCCACCGACACCCTCGTCGACGCCGCCGACCGCTCCATGTACCAGGCCAAAGAACGCGGCGGAAACGCGGTGGCGTCGGCGAACCTTTCCTAA